The following are from one region of the Deinococcus radiotolerans genome:
- a CDS encoding alpha-L-rhamnosidase yields the protein MNWNARMIAADTDGAGAPLFRKQLDLAQGHGNVVGATLTVSALGIIEPWINGQRVSDDLLTPGWSSYEWRLRYATYDVLHLIQPTTVIGLALGNGWYRGRLGWTGQSGLYGSELAAFAQLDITFADGATQTVGTDGTWTAGPSATTANDLYDGQTIDARRERAGWAQADFPEDGWGSVHCVEYDLSRLAPYESPQVRPWTVLDPQRIFTTPAGKTIVDFGQNLVGWIRLQVKGPEGTTITVRHAEVLEHGELGVRPLRSARATDTYVLSGGQDTFEPRFTFHGFRYAEITGWPGTLFQEDLQAVAISSDLQATGSFHTSNALLNRFHENVRWGMRGNFVDVPTDCPQRDERLGWTGDIAAFAPTAAFLYDVEAFLAEWLRNLALEQAHQGGVISYVIPDALKYLGNPVNRQPVESTAVWSDAGVWVPWAVYQAYGDPGILDAQFDSMAAHVRRVRSLLSPTGLWDTGFQFGDWLDPDASPHDPAAAKADPGVVATACAYRSASLVSQSAAVLHREAEAAEFSTLAEQLRLAFNTHYVEQGRIHSDCPTVYALAIVFGLLDQNDENAAGARLAQLSEQAGYRISTGFAGTPFVTDALTLTGHLDTAYRLLLEEACPSWLYPVTMGATTVWERWDSMLPDGTINPGEMTSFNHYALGAVADWLHRVVGGISPLTPGYGEVLIAPQPGGGLTHARASIQTRHGRVAVEWTLDERGLTMQTDIPDHVRAVMRLPGQGDQPLRSGRTITRVTGLVPA from the coding sequence ATGAACTGGAATGCACGCATGATCGCGGCCGACACAGACGGTGCAGGCGCGCCACTCTTCCGCAAGCAACTCGACCTCGCGCAGGGCCACGGTAACGTGGTGGGCGCCACCCTGACGGTCTCCGCACTCGGCATCATCGAGCCCTGGATCAACGGCCAGCGCGTCTCGGACGACCTGCTCACGCCAGGCTGGAGCAGCTACGAGTGGCGGCTGCGCTACGCCACGTACGACGTCCTCCACCTCATCCAGCCCACCACCGTGATCGGCCTGGCCCTGGGCAACGGCTGGTACCGCGGCCGACTCGGCTGGACCGGGCAGTCCGGGCTGTACGGGTCGGAGCTGGCGGCGTTCGCTCAACTCGACATCACCTTCGCGGACGGCGCCACCCAGACCGTCGGCACGGACGGCACGTGGACCGCCGGCCCGAGTGCCACCACCGCCAACGACCTGTATGACGGGCAGACCATTGACGCCCGGCGGGAGCGCGCCGGCTGGGCTCAAGCTGATTTCCCAGAAGACGGCTGGGGCAGCGTTCACTGTGTCGAGTACGATCTCAGCCGCCTCGCCCCGTACGAGAGTCCGCAGGTCCGGCCGTGGACGGTCCTCGATCCGCAGCGCATCTTCACCACGCCCGCGGGCAAGACCATCGTCGATTTCGGCCAGAACCTCGTCGGCTGGATCCGCCTTCAGGTCAAGGGTCCAGAAGGCACCACCATCACGGTCCGTCACGCGGAAGTCCTCGAACACGGCGAACTCGGCGTGCGTCCTCTGCGTTCCGCCCGGGCGACCGACACGTACGTCCTCAGCGGCGGCCAGGACACCTTCGAGCCGAGGTTCACGTTCCACGGCTTCCGCTACGCTGAGATCACGGGCTGGCCCGGCACGCTGTTCCAGGAGGACCTGCAAGCGGTCGCGATCAGTTCGGACCTCCAGGCCACGGGATCGTTCCACACGTCCAACGCGCTGCTCAACCGGTTCCACGAGAACGTCCGCTGGGGCATGCGGGGCAATTTCGTGGATGTCCCCACCGATTGCCCCCAGCGGGACGAGCGGCTCGGCTGGACTGGGGACATCGCGGCCTTCGCGCCGACCGCCGCGTTCCTGTATGACGTCGAAGCCTTCCTGGCCGAATGGCTCAGGAATCTCGCCCTGGAACAGGCGCACCAGGGCGGCGTCATCAGTTACGTCATCCCGGACGCCCTGAAATACCTCGGCAACCCGGTCAACCGCCAGCCCGTTGAGAGCACCGCGGTGTGGAGTGACGCTGGCGTCTGGGTGCCCTGGGCCGTGTACCAGGCGTACGGCGACCCGGGCATTCTGGACGCTCAATTCGACTCCATGGCGGCGCACGTCCGGCGCGTCCGGTCGCTGCTCTCCCCCACCGGGCTGTGGGACACCGGGTTTCAGTTCGGAGACTGGCTCGATCCGGACGCGTCCCCGCACGACCCGGCCGCGGCCAAGGCGGACCCGGGGGTCGTGGCGACCGCCTGCGCGTACCGGTCCGCGTCTCTCGTTTCGCAATCCGCGGCTGTCCTGCACCGGGAGGCCGAAGCAGCGGAATTCAGCACGCTCGCCGAGCAGTTGCGGTTGGCGTTCAATACGCACTACGTCGAGCAGGGGCGAATCCACAGTGACTGCCCCACGGTGTACGCGCTCGCGATCGTGTTCGGGCTGCTGGACCAGAATGATGAGAACGCCGCTGGAGCGCGCCTGGCCCAGCTCAGCGAACAGGCCGGGTACCGCATCTCGACGGGCTTCGCTGGCACGCCCTTCGTGACTGACGCCCTCACCCTGACGGGTCACCTGGACACCGCCTACCGCCTGCTGCTGGAGGAGGCCTGCCCCTCCTGGCTGTATCCGGTGACCATGGGCGCCACCACGGTCTGGGAACGGTGGGATTCCATGCTGCCCGACGGGACGATCAATCCGGGCGAGATGACGTCCTTCAATCATTACGCGCTGGGCGCCGTGGCCGACTGGCTCCACCGCGTCGTGGGCGGAATCTCACCACTGACCCCCGGGTACGGTGAGGTACTGATCGCCCCTCAACCCGGGGGCGGCCTGACCCACGCGCGCGCCAGCATCCAGACCCGGCACGGCCGTGTGGCGGTCGAGTGGACGCTCGACGAACGCGGCCTCACCATGCAGACGGACATTCCAGACCACGTGCGCGCCGTGATGCGGCTGCCCGGTCAGGGGGATCAGCCGTTACGGTCCGGGCGCACCATCACCCGCGTCACGGGTCTCGTCCCGGCCTAA